A single window of Methanomassiliicoccaceae archaeon DNA harbors:
- a CDS encoding PH domain-containing protein, with translation MNEENGPEPTFEASPRFEKISVNEEFIQHPIKVVEAVAQVSIAAAFMAFWFYISIVDTGEEFAYEYSIYIALTTFSSLVGVTAWISYWRWKRTTIKFGEAEVTVFRDTLFKKEVRIAYTKIASTNVNRGIINRLTNTSRLMININSSVNANSPELTLTFGVDVSDRIRANLYQKMYKNNNIPADDATTPSIVTITKRDVVLHGLLSQPTGSAIFGIIMFVFGIYQMIISTGDFASGLIAIALAFISYVVPVIAMIFHYFNYKIYRAGDTIYISHGFIRTYNKSFKVSKINAVRIRSPLIPRLIKRYMLDAEVVGLASNDDNNGNNIAPLLCPMKDRDTIEKVMSAIVPEFVYDMEMKNQPKEAAKPIFIRATLWSLIFAAIAYVFYDTMRHVQVGGWADTEHVAVAIIMASAVVVVGLFINGVMSRRIVQYGKGEDKITFLMGVVDRKITTMSYDKVQMAQVESGLFSRPYGLARCNISLLSSIGSQKIKSGYFDAKELEEISEEVIARVKDGRYDYRKYL, from the coding sequence ATGAACGAAGAGAACGGACCGGAGCCCACATTTGAGGCATCTCCGCGCTTCGAAAAGATATCCGTGAACGAAGAGTTCATCCAGCATCCCATCAAGGTAGTCGAGGCGGTAGCGCAGGTGTCCATCGCCGCTGCATTCATGGCATTCTGGTTCTATATCTCGATTGTAGATACAGGGGAAGAATTTGCCTACGAATATTCGATCTACATAGCACTGACAACGTTCTCGTCGTTAGTGGGCGTTACAGCATGGATTTCGTACTGGCGCTGGAAAAGGACGACGATCAAATTCGGCGAGGCCGAGGTTACGGTATTCCGGGATACGTTGTTCAAGAAAGAGGTAAGGATCGCATATACGAAAATCGCGTCCACCAATGTCAACCGCGGGATTATCAACAGGCTTACAAACACCTCGAGGCTGATGATAAATATCAACAGCAGCGTCAACGCCAATTCTCCGGAACTGACCCTCACATTCGGGGTCGATGTCTCTGACAGGATCAGGGCAAATCTTTACCAGAAGATGTACAAGAATAACAACATCCCCGCCGATGATGCGACCACCCCATCTATAGTGACAATAACGAAGAGGGATGTGGTGCTTCACGGTCTTCTCTCGCAACCTACCGGGTCGGCTATTTTCGGAATAATAATGTTTGTTTTCGGAATTTATCAGATGATTATATCAACGGGTGATTTTGCTTCCGGACTAATTGCAATCGCATTAGCATTCATATCATACGTTGTACCGGTCATCGCGATGATTTTCCACTATTTCAATTATAAAATCTACAGGGCAGGAGACACGATCTACATAAGCCACGGCTTCATAAGGACCTATAACAAGTCCTTCAAGGTCTCGAAGATAAATGCTGTCCGCATAAGAAGTCCGCTGATACCCAGGCTGATTAAGAGATACATGCTTGATGCAGAGGTGGTGGGGCTGGCGTCAAACGATGATAATAATGGCAACAATATCGCACCTCTCCTCTGTCCGATGAAAGACAGAGATACGATAGAAAAGGTCATGTCTGCAATAGTGCCGGAGTTCGTCTATGATATGGAAATGAAGAACCAGCCAAAAGAGGCGGCTAAACCGATATTCATTCGCGCGACACTATGGTCTTTGATATTTGCGGCCATCGCATATGTGTTCTATGACACGATGAGGCATGTGCAAGTAGGCGGGTGGGCGGACACGGAGCACGTTGCGGTCGCAATAATAATGGCCTCGGCCGTTGTCGTAGTAGGGCTGTTCATTAATGGCGTGATGTCCCGCAGAATAGTCCAGTACGGAAAGGGCGAGGACAAGATCACATTTTTGATGGGCGTTGTGGACCGCAAGATAACTACCATGAGCTATGACAAGGTGCAGATGGCCCAGGTCGAGAGCGGGCTATTCTCACGGCCTTACGGACTGGCGAGATGCAACATAAGCCTTCTGTCATCTATCGGATCGCAGAAGATCAAGTCAGGTTACTTCGATGCAAAGGAGCTCGAAGAGATTTCCGAAGAGGTAATAGCTCGGGTAAAGGACGGGCGCTATGACTACAGGAAATATCTTTGA
- a CDS encoding chorismate mutase gives MDNDELRKRIASIDERIILLVADRMQTAHEIGQNKKAAGIPVYDPEVERTVIARYRRIAVEEHLDPDSAEELAKILMAWSCRIQE, from the coding sequence ATGGACAATGACGAACTAAGAAAAAGGATCGCATCGATAGATGAAAGAATCATTTTGCTCGTTGCGGACAGAATGCAGACCGCACATGAGATCGGCCAGAACAAGAAGGCCGCAGGAATTCCCGTTTATGATCCGGAAGTCGAGAGAACCGTAATAGCCAGATACCGCAGGATAGCTGTGGAAGAGCATCTGGATCCTGATTCCGCAGAAGAGCTCGCGAAAATACTTATGGCATGGTCGTGCAGAATACAAGAATGA
- the ilvD gene encoding dihydroxy-acid dehydratase yields MRSDAVKSGIDKAPARSLLRADGLCDEDFEKPFIGIANSWNEVVPGHIHLNKLADAVKEGIIEAGGYPFTFGVPAICDGIAMGHKGMRYSLISREVISDCCEVMVEGHAFDAWVGITNCDKVTPGMLMAAGRMNVPAIMLTGGAMEVGKDGNKDLDLQSVFEALGEYSAGKVDEDYVRNIECKACPGRGSCSGLFTANTMACLTETMGLSLTGCATCVASDKKKLQIAKETGRKAVELAMSNTCPRDIVSKASFRNAIRVDMAIGGSTNTALHIPAISKDFGTPVTLDDFDNISRDVSHITSLRPAGPYSMADLDSAGGIPAVMNRLKDVLEDAPTVNGKSILEIAKSAKVVKPDIIRPLDNPFHEQGGIAVLKGNIAPMGSVVKQAAVSPNMMRFSGRARVFDGEAMATEAIVSGSIVPGDVVIIRYEGPKGAPGMPEMLSPTSLIVGRGLGDSVALITDGRFSGASRGGAIGHVSPEAYEGGPIAAVQDGDTIDIDIPSRRLDVRLSDAQIEERMSRVKRVEKPVTGVQKKYRKLVTNGANGAYLE; encoded by the coding sequence ATGAGGAGCGACGCTGTAAAGAGCGGCATAGATAAGGCACCGGCCAGAAGCCTGCTCAGAGCAGATGGCCTGTGCGATGAGGACTTTGAGAAACCCTTCATAGGCATAGCCAATTCTTGGAACGAAGTGGTGCCCGGTCACATACACCTCAACAAGCTCGCGGATGCCGTCAAAGAAGGTATAATCGAAGCTGGCGGATATCCTTTCACATTCGGTGTCCCAGCAATATGCGATGGTATTGCGATGGGCCACAAGGGAATGAGATATTCGTTGATATCACGTGAAGTTATATCCGATTGTTGCGAAGTCATGGTCGAAGGTCACGCCTTTGATGCTTGGGTCGGAATCACCAACTGCGACAAGGTCACGCCCGGAATGCTAATGGCAGCAGGCAGGATGAACGTTCCCGCGATCATGTTGACCGGAGGAGCGATGGAGGTCGGAAAGGACGGCAATAAAGACCTCGATCTTCAGTCTGTGTTCGAAGCGCTCGGCGAATATTCGGCAGGCAAGGTCGATGAAGACTACGTCAGAAATATCGAATGCAAGGCATGTCCGGGAAGGGGAAGCTGCTCCGGGCTGTTCACCGCTAACACGATGGCATGTTTGACCGAGACAATGGGCCTCAGCCTCACAGGTTGCGCTACTTGCGTAGCATCTGATAAAAAGAAATTACAGATCGCCAAGGAGACTGGACGCAAGGCCGTCGAACTCGCAATGTCCAACACGTGTCCCCGCGACATAGTGAGCAAAGCGTCGTTCAGGAACGCGATCAGGGTCGACATGGCCATAGGCGGGTCCACCAATACGGCCCTCCACATACCGGCAATATCGAAGGACTTCGGAACCCCTGTGACCCTGGACGATTTCGATAATATCTCCAGAGATGTTTCTCATATCACGAGCCTTAGGCCCGCAGGCCCATATAGTATGGCCGATCTTGATTCTGCGGGCGGTATACCGGCCGTCATGAACAGGCTGAAGGACGTCCTTGAGGACGCGCCCACGGTCAACGGAAAGAGCATATTGGAGATAGCCAAGTCTGCAAAGGTCGTAAAGCCTGATATAATCAGGCCTCTGGACAATCCCTTCCATGAGCAGGGCGGCATCGCCGTCCTTAAGGGAAACATCGCCCCGATGGGGTCGGTCGTAAAACAGGCCGCTGTAAGTCCGAATATGATGAGATTCTCCGGGCGCGCGAGGGTTTTTGACGGCGAAGCAATGGCCACCGAGGCGATAGTCTCCGGCTCGATAGTCCCGGGCGACGTGGTCATCATAAGGTATGAGGGCCCCAAAGGTGCACCCGGAATGCCCGAGATGCTCTCGCCCACCAGCCTGATAGTAGGAAGAGGCCTGGGCGACTCGGTTGCACTTATAACCGACGGAAGATTTTCGGGTGCATCCAGGGGCGGAGCCATAGGGCACGTTTCACCTGAAGCATACGAAGGAGGTCCAATCGCCGCAGTGCAGGATGGCGACACGATCGACATAGACATACCGTCGAGGAGATTGGATGTCAGACTATCCGACGCTCAGATCGAGGAGCGTATGTCTAGGGTCAAGAGGGTCGAGAAACCCGTCACAGGTGTTCAGAAAAAATACAGAAAATTGGTCACCAACGGTGCCAATGGCGCCTATCTCGAATGA
- the rpsJ gene encoding 30S ribosomal protein S10: MSQRARISLSGSDPLKVDNVCGQIKAISQRTGVAIRGPVPLPTKKLRVPCRKSPDGEGSETWDHWEMRIHKRLIDLDADERALRQLMRIDVPDGVNIEIVLRSI; this comes from the coding sequence ATGTCACAACGCGCAAGAATATCTCTAAGCGGGAGCGATCCGTTGAAGGTCGACAACGTGTGCGGCCAGATCAAGGCAATATCCCAGAGGACCGGAGTGGCCATACGCGGACCTGTTCCGTTGCCCACGAAGAAACTCAGGGTGCCCTGCAGGAAAAGCCCTGACGGAGAAGGAAGCGAGACATGGGACCACTGGGAGATGCGCATCCACAAGAGGCTCATCGACCTCGATGCCGACGAGCGCGCCCTTAGGCAGCTCATGAGGATCGACGTCCCTGACGGTGTGAACATCGAAATTGTCCTCCGCAGCATCTGA
- a CDS encoding elongation factor EF-2 translates to MGRKEDNVHKATKIMSTPQFIRNIGTAAHIDHGKTTFSDNLIAGAGMMSSELAGEQRVLDFDEQESARGITINAASASMVHRWEGQDYLINLIDTPGHVDFGGDVTRAMRALDGVFILCCAVEGIMPQTETVIKQAMKERVRPMLFINKVDRMIVEQQVTKEMMIEKFAKLVAEFNHKISVNLPAPLNKQWQVSIQDGTVGFGSAYNNWAITVPAMKKYNFTFSDIFDYCNREGGQAELAKKIPLHEVALGMAIRHVPNPLEAQKLRIPTIWKGDKQTPIGKAMMTCDPKGPTSLMVTKIIMDPHAGEVAFGRLFSGEVKKGDTLYISGMPNPQRVQTVALMVGADRIPIEACEAGNIVALTGLKDAISGSTLSSERETDPFEKMTHYSEPVVTKAVEAKNTKDLPKLVEVLRSIAKADPSLNIEINNDTGEHLISGMGELHLEITEYRIVNEQHVDIVSSQPIVVYRESVKGPNSHEFEGKSPNKHNKFYFIVEPMEEGVIEAIHKGDIDPDAKIKDPKALAKQLEELGVSKDQAKGVVCFKNTNVLIDTTKGIQYLHETMELIKQSFDEAMVRGPLANEKVSGLKVMLMDAKLHEDTIHRGPAQVIPAVRDGIYGAMCQAGRTLLEPMQKLFISVPPDYMGSAVNMITQRRGTIVEMGQEGADASVTATVPVSDMFGFASDIRSATQGRALWSTENSGFQQVPAELQKKVVAEIRTRKGLNPEPYDERYYAGV, encoded by the coding sequence ATGGGAAGGAAAGAAGATAACGTACATAAAGCAACTAAAATAATGAGTACGCCCCAGTTCATCAGGAACATCGGTACAGCGGCCCATATCGACCACGGAAAGACCACTTTCTCGGACAACCTCATTGCAGGTGCCGGAATGATGTCCTCGGAGCTCGCAGGGGAGCAGCGTGTCCTGGATTTCGACGAGCAGGAATCGGCAAGGGGAATCACGATCAACGCTGCGAGCGCATCGATGGTTCATAGGTGGGAAGGTCAGGACTACCTGATCAATCTTATCGACACCCCCGGTCACGTAGATTTCGGCGGGGACGTCACCAGGGCAATGAGGGCCCTGGACGGTGTGTTCATCCTATGCTGTGCGGTCGAGGGGATCATGCCTCAGACCGAGACGGTTATCAAACAGGCTATGAAAGAGCGCGTAAGGCCCATGTTGTTCATCAACAAGGTGGACAGGATGATAGTCGAACAGCAGGTCACCAAAGAAATGATGATCGAAAAGTTCGCAAAGCTCGTCGCCGAGTTCAACCACAAGATTTCAGTCAACCTGCCCGCACCGCTCAACAAGCAATGGCAGGTAAGCATACAGGACGGCACTGTCGGATTCGGATCGGCCTACAACAACTGGGCTATAACCGTTCCGGCAATGAAGAAGTACAATTTTACATTCAGCGACATATTCGATTACTGCAACCGCGAGGGAGGACAGGCCGAGCTGGCAAAGAAGATTCCTCTGCACGAGGTAGCTCTCGGAATGGCCATCAGGCACGTTCCCAACCCCTTGGAGGCTCAGAAGCTCCGTATCCCCACCATTTGGAAAGGGGACAAGCAGACGCCTATCGGTAAGGCAATGATGACCTGCGATCCGAAGGGACCTACTTCTCTGATGGTAACCAAGATCATCATGGACCCCCACGCGGGCGAAGTCGCGTTCGGCAGACTGTTCTCGGGGGAAGTGAAGAAGGGAGACACACTCTACATATCCGGAATGCCAAATCCCCAGAGGGTGCAGACCGTCGCTCTGATGGTCGGAGCCGACAGGATCCCCATAGAGGCGTGCGAGGCAGGCAACATCGTCGCTCTCACGGGACTCAAGGATGCAATATCCGGTTCTACACTTTCATCCGAGAGGGAAACGGACCCCTTCGAGAAGATGACCCATTACTCGGAGCCCGTGGTCACCAAAGCCGTCGAGGCGAAGAACACGAAGGACCTTCCCAAATTAGTGGAGGTTCTCAGATCTATCGCTAAGGCCGACCCATCGCTGAACATAGAGATCAACAACGATACGGGCGAACATCTGATATCCGGTATGGGAGAACTTCACCTGGAGATCACCGAATACCGTATTGTCAACGAGCAGCACGTAGACATAGTCTCTTCGCAGCCCATCGTGGTCTACAGGGAGAGTGTCAAGGGGCCGAACTCCCACGAGTTCGAGGGGAAATCGCCCAACAAACACAACAAGTTCTACTTCATAGTTGAACCTATGGAGGAAGGCGTTATCGAGGCCATCCACAAGGGCGACATAGACCCGGATGCAAAGATCAAGGACCCCAAGGCACTTGCAAAGCAGCTCGAGGAGCTCGGTGTAAGCAAGGATCAGGCCAAGGGAGTAGTCTGCTTCAAGAACACAAACGTCCTGATCGATACGACGAAAGGTATACAGTACCTTCACGAGACGATGGAACTCATAAAACAGTCCTTCGATGAGGCTATGGTCAGAGGGCCTCTCGCCAATGAGAAGGTCTCCGGGCTCAAGGTCATGCTCATGGACGCGAAGCTCCACGAGGATACGATTCACAGGGGTCCGGCACAGGTCATACCCGCAGTCAGGGACGGAATATATGGTGCAATGTGCCAGGCGGGAAGAACTCTGCTCGAGCCTATGCAGAAGCTGTTCATCAGCGTTCCTCCTGATTACATGGGATCGGCGGTCAATATGATCACGCAGCGCCGCGGAACAATCGTTGAGATGGGACAGGAAGGGGCCGATGCGTCGGTAACCGCAACCGTGCCCGTTTCAGATATGTTCGGGTTTGCTTCCGATATCCGCAGCGCCACACAGGGCCGTGCCCTCTGGTCTACCGAGAACTCCGGGTTCCAGCAGGTGCCCGCCGAACTCCAGAAGAAGGTCGTTGCCGAGATAAGGACGAGGAAGGGGCTCAATCCTGAACCGTACGATGAAAGGTACTACGCCGGAGTGTAA
- a CDS encoding PH domain-containing protein has translation MSNEFKVDDNGLTSDGYHILPKRSIGSMYIGNTIAAVVITAIVYGIYMFALPSYNVPGIYVITMFAVYALIIIYLAFGPLVYYARYRYKIDSDRIDIRKGIIVISHTVVPIERVHQLEVARGPINNLFRLADVTITTAGGVARIQYLDIPVAEEIADSLNDYITEILRKRE, from the coding sequence ATGAGCAACGAATTCAAAGTCGACGATAATGGGTTGACCTCGGACGGATATCACATTCTGCCGAAGAGGTCGATCGGGTCAATGTACATAGGCAATACTATAGCGGCCGTCGTAATAACGGCGATAGTCTATGGGATCTATATGTTCGCATTGCCGTCTTACAATGTGCCTGGCATATACGTGATAACGATGTTCGCGGTTTACGCGCTTATCATCATCTACCTGGCCTTCGGACCCCTGGTTTATTACGCTCGCTACCGGTATAAGATCGATAGCGATAGAATCGACATCCGCAAAGGGATAATTGTGATATCGCACACTGTCGTACCCATCGAGAGGGTCCATCAGCTCGAGGTCGCGCGCGGTCCGATCAACAATCTGTTCCGTCTTGCAGACGTCACGATAACCACGGCCGGGGGCGTAGCCAGAATCCAGTATCTCGATATACCTGTCGCCGAAGAAATCGCCGACAGTCTCAATGATTACATAACTGAGATTCTGAGGAAGAGGGAATGA
- the tuf gene encoding translation elongation factor EF-1 subunit alpha, with protein MADKEHMNLVIIGHVDHGKSTLTGRILLETGAIDPHIVEKFKKEAEEKGKGTFYFAWVMDGLKEERERGVTIDVAHKKFYTDKYFFTVIDAPGHRDFVKNMITGTSQADAAIITCSAIEGPQAQTKEHVFLATTLGVKQVIVAINKMDAVNYDQKKFEDAKAAMIKLMASVGAKPMEVIPVSAYMGDNIKVKSDKTPWYTGPTLIQALDNFKVPEKHTDKPLRLPVQDVYTITGIGTVPVGRVETGVLKPNMKIIFEPSHVLGEVKSIEEHHEILSQALPGDNVGFNVRGVAKNDVKRGDVAGPADNPPSVAKSFVAQIVVLNHPSVITVGYTPVFHCHTSQTACRITELIKTIDPKSGAVKKDHPDFIKTGDIAFVRCEPTKPMVIETAKEFPPLGRFAIRDMGQTVAAGACIEVEKSN; from the coding sequence ATGGCTGACAAAGAGCACATGAATCTGGTCATCATCGGACACGTCGACCACGGAAAGTCTACCCTCACCGGTAGGATTCTTCTCGAGACCGGTGCAATCGACCCTCACATTGTTGAGAAATTTAAGAAAGAGGCAGAGGAAAAAGGTAAGGGTACCTTCTATTTCGCATGGGTCATGGACGGCCTGAAGGAAGAGAGGGAGAGAGGTGTCACCATCGACGTAGCACACAAGAAGTTCTACACCGACAAGTACTTCTTCACCGTCATCGACGCCCCTGGCCACCGTGACTTCGTTAAGAACATGATCACCGGAACATCCCAGGCCGATGCAGCGATCATCACCTGCTCCGCCATCGAGGGGCCACAGGCACAGACCAAGGAGCACGTTTTCCTTGCGACCACCCTCGGAGTCAAGCAGGTCATCGTCGCCATCAACAAGATGGACGCCGTTAACTACGACCAGAAGAAGTTCGAGGACGCAAAGGCGGCCATGATCAAACTCATGGCAAGCGTCGGCGCGAAGCCTATGGAAGTAATACCCGTTTCCGCATACATGGGAGACAACATCAAGGTCAAGTCCGACAAGACCCCCTGGTACACCGGACCCACCCTCATTCAGGCCCTTGACAACTTCAAGGTGCCCGAGAAGCACACCGACAAGCCCCTCAGGCTGCCGGTTCAGGACGTCTACACGATTACCGGTATCGGAACCGTCCCCGTCGGGCGTGTCGAGACCGGCGTGTTGAAGCCCAACATGAAGATCATATTCGAGCCCTCCCACGTGCTGGGAGAGGTCAAATCGATCGAGGAGCACCACGAAATCCTTTCTCAGGCCCTTCCCGGTGACAACGTCGGATTCAACGTCCGCGGTGTAGCCAAGAACGATGTCAAGAGAGGAGATGTCGCTGGTCCGGCCGACAACCCGCCGTCCGTCGCGAAATCCTTCGTTGCTCAGATCGTTGTTCTGAATCACCCCTCTGTGATCACTGTCGGATACACACCCGTGTTCCACTGCCACACATCTCAGACCGCGTGCAGGATCACCGAACTGATCAAGACGATCGACCCCAAGTCCGGTGCAGTCAAGAAAGATCACCCTGACTTCATCAAGACCGGCGATATCGCGTTCGTAAGGTGCGAGCCCACCAAGCCGATGGTCATTGAGACAGCGAAAGAGTTCCCGCCGCTCGGAAGGTTCGCCATCCGTGATATGGGACAGACCGTCGCAGCCGGTGCATGCATTGAGGTTGAGAAGTCCAACTGA